The Flavobacteriales bacterium genome includes a region encoding these proteins:
- a CDS encoding transglycosylase domain-containing protein, producing MKWDKAIEFLRKYLLIIWHYIKVGWQKYWQFSWFNRAAHKQSSFGKKTLRLGYTFFAILLLFLFLIETNFLWLFGASPGIKEIKNPKIPIVSKVYSSDNVLIGQYYIEKREPVTFEEIDTNTINALIATEDIRFYKHHGLDFYGLASAVVSTIKGNKRGGSTITNQLAKNLFKTRKNKSKGLFGYIPLVRTLVAKVKEWVIAFKLEFFFSKNEILTMYFNTVDYGNNASGIKSASTFYFSKNPKQLKIEESAVLVGLLKGITKYNPKSNPENAKDRRNVVLRQMTKYGYLDSTKMEKLCLKPMKLKITEIVKDKGIAPYFRSTLEKELHQWCDENNVNVYVDGLQIHTTIDSRVQKYAEQSVAENMQNIQANFKASIGGKYWIDKTIAEQKKELKNQNEKTKMEEEFENLVKQSERYKYLKASDLTDEEAMAEMEKKHATTIIVGGKLKNATISSIDSIKNDFEQMHCGMVSINPKTGEVLAWVGGSNWEQTKFDNVWQARRQVGSTFKPLVYATALEQGMEPCKTMVDKPLKFETKINGKNVTWNPTNSYGGYAGSMTLRQALARSSNTVAVQLAQEVGVKNVVKFAQSCGITSEMEADLSIALGTASVSLFEMVQAYGVFANGGKLKKVRWINKILSNDGELLMDNTNNDEEQAVMSAENAYAMTYLIRGGVEEGGGSARGLHNYGVTVGNEIGGKTGTTNDYRDGWFISMSHDCVSGAWVGGRDMRVHFGSALGQGAKTGLPIVGRYLQLAYNDANCPIKKGKFDRPEDYEKFLYCYIVPDTSVVNDSTLQLADSLFMEMIEDSFDFKELDLNALPVPTPQAVETEQ from the coding sequence ATGAAATGGGATAAAGCAATTGAGTTTTTGCGAAAATATCTGCTGATAATTTGGCACTACATAAAAGTTGGTTGGCAAAAATATTGGCAGTTCTCATGGTTTAATAGGGCAGCACACAAACAGAGCAGTTTTGGTAAAAAAACACTCCGATTAGGTTATACTTTTTTTGCCATTTTGTTATTATTTTTATTTCTTATAGAAACAAATTTCTTGTGGCTTTTTGGAGCCTCTCCCGGAATTAAAGAAATAAAAAACCCAAAAATTCCGATTGTTTCAAAAGTGTATTCATCTGATAATGTGTTGATTGGGCAGTATTATATCGAAAAAAGAGAACCTGTAACTTTTGAAGAAATAGATACCAACACCATCAATGCATTAATAGCCACCGAAGATATTCGATTTTACAAACATCATGGCCTCGATTTTTATGGCTTAGCTTCAGCAGTTGTCTCTACCATAAAGGGTAATAAGCGAGGTGGGAGTACCATTACCAATCAATTGGCTAAAAATCTATTTAAAACACGAAAAAATAAATCGAAAGGTTTGTTTGGATATATTCCGTTGGTCCGCACGTTGGTAGCCAAAGTCAAAGAGTGGGTCATAGCCTTTAAGTTGGAGTTTTTCTTCAGCAAAAACGAAATTCTGACCATGTATTTCAATACGGTAGATTATGGCAACAACGCCTCTGGAATTAAGTCGGCTTCCACATTTTATTTTTCAAAAAATCCTAAACAGTTAAAAATCGAAGAATCGGCAGTGCTTGTTGGTTTGCTCAAGGGAATAACGAAGTATAACCCAAAATCAAATCCCGAAAATGCCAAGGATAGGCGAAATGTGGTATTGCGTCAAATGACAAAATATGGCTATTTAGATTCTACCAAAATGGAAAAGCTGTGTTTAAAACCGATGAAGCTGAAAATAACGGAAATAGTGAAAGACAAAGGTATTGCCCCGTATTTTAGAAGCACACTCGAAAAGGAATTACACCAATGGTGCGATGAAAACAATGTGAATGTTTATGTGGATGGATTGCAGATTCATACCACCATTGACAGCAGAGTACAAAAATATGCCGAGCAGAGTGTGGCAGAAAATATGCAAAACATACAAGCCAATTTCAAAGCTTCCATCGGTGGTAAATATTGGATTGATAAGACTATTGCCGAACAGAAAAAAGAATTGAAAAACCAAAACGAAAAAACCAAAATGGAGGAAGAGTTCGAGAATTTAGTAAAGCAAAGTGAGCGATATAAATATCTAAAAGCCAGTGATTTGACTGATGAAGAAGCCATGGCCGAAATGGAAAAAAAGCACGCCACCACAATTATTGTTGGAGGCAAACTCAAAAATGCGACTATTTCATCTATAGACTCTATAAAAAATGATTTTGAACAAATGCATTGTGGCATGGTATCCATCAATCCTAAAACAGGCGAGGTATTGGCCTGGGTAGGTGGCAGCAATTGGGAGCAAACAAAGTTTGACAATGTGTGGCAGGCTCGCCGTCAGGTGGGTTCCACATTTAAACCATTGGTATATGCCACAGCCTTAGAGCAAGGCATGGAGCCTTGCAAAACCATGGTGGACAAACCATTAAAGTTTGAAACCAAAATAAACGGAAAAAACGTGACTTGGAATCCAACCAATTCGTATGGAGGATATGCAGGTAGCATGACATTAAGACAAGCACTGGCTCGTTCTTCAAATACGGTTGCCGTGCAATTGGCTCAAGAGGTTGGAGTTAAAAATGTGGTAAAATTTGCCCAATCATGCGGCATTACTTCCGAAATGGAGGCCGACTTGAGCATTGCTTTGGGCACAGCCTCTGTAAGTCTTTTTGAAATGGTTCAAGCCTATGGAGTTTTTGCCAATGGCGGAAAATTGAAAAAAGTGCGATGGATTAACAAAATTTTGTCGAATGATGGTGAGCTTTTGATGGATAATACCAATAATGACGAGGAACAAGCCGTGATGTCGGCAGAAAATGCTTACGCCATGACCTATTTAATAAGAGGAGGGGTGGAAGAAGGAGGTGGCTCAGCTCGTGGGCTGCATAATTACGGGGTAACAGTGGGCAATGAAATTGGTGGAAAAACAGGCACCACCAACGACTATCGCGATGGTTGGTTTATATCCATGAGCCATGATTGTGTGTCGGGAGCTTGGGTAGGAGGCCGCGATATGAGGGTACACTTTGGTTCGGCCTTGGGGCAAGGTGCCAAAACTGGTTTGCCCATTGTTGGAAGGTATCTTCAACTGGCATACAACGATGCAAATTGCCCAATAAAAAAGGGAAAATTCGACCGCCCGGAAGACTATGAAAAGTTTCTCTATTGCTATATCGTACCGGATACAAGCGTAGTCAACGACAGCACACTGCAATTGGCAGATAGCCTTTTTATGGAAATGATTGAGGACAGTTTTGATTTTAAAGAGCTGGACTTGAATGCCCTTCCGGTTCCAACACCTCAGGCGGTAGAAACTGAGCAGTAA
- a CDS encoding ABC transporter permease — protein MTFLGPVLMAGFYGLVIYVSLNDNISKNDQKILVYDESGIVKDKLQNTDDLAFEYGTGWKEKNANTLKEVYTGWLFIPEGFDIYNPQKIVFESENNISIDAKERISDRIEMAIRNEKMKKLGVSQSSIDSVKTTVSITALTIDETGEAKTSSIEVNTIVGMAMSFVIYFFIFLYGVQVMKGVIEEKTNRIVEIVVSSVKPFQLMMGKVFGLALVGLTQIGMWIGLTAVLSVIITKFVVSGNIAEAIEMAKHAQTMPIEQMAQMDTSPFSGALSGFFNLNLPFIVLMFVSYFIGGYLMYSALFAAVGAAVDAETETQQFMMPITLPLVFSMAISFSMVVRDPNGPMSFWLSIVPLTSPVVMMVRAPFLNLSTQWWEVLLSLGLLVATFTFTIWLAGRIYRTGILMYGKKATYKELFKWLFYKG, from the coding sequence ATGACCTTTTTGGGGCCGGTGCTCATGGCAGGGTTTTATGGTTTAGTTATTTATGTTTCTCTAAATGATAACATCTCTAAGAATGATCAGAAAATTTTGGTGTATGACGAATCCGGTATTGTCAAAGACAAATTGCAAAACACAGATGATTTGGCTTTTGAATACGGCACGGGTTGGAAAGAAAAGAATGCCAATACGTTGAAAGAAGTTTACACAGGATGGTTGTTTATTCCGGAAGGATTTGATATTTACAATCCGCAAAAAATTGTTTTTGAGTCGGAAAACAATATTTCTATAGATGCCAAAGAGCGAATTTCTGACAGAATAGAAATGGCCATTCGCAATGAAAAAATGAAAAAACTTGGCGTTTCGCAATCATCAATAGACAGCGTGAAAACCACAGTTAGCATAACTGCTCTTACCATTGATGAAACGGGCGAGGCCAAAACCAGTAGCATAGAGGTAAACACCATTGTTGGCATGGCCATGTCTTTTGTTATCTATTTCTTTATCTTTTTATACGGTGTTCAGGTTATGAAAGGTGTAATAGAAGAAAAAACAAATCGGATTGTAGAGATTGTTGTATCAAGCGTTAAACCATTTCAGCTCATGATGGGAAAGGTATTTGGTTTGGCTCTAGTAGGGCTTACACAAATAGGAATGTGGATTGGGCTGACAGCCGTTTTGTCTGTCATAATCACAAAGTTTGTGGTTTCGGGCAATATTGCGGAGGCCATTGAGATGGCAAAACATGCACAAACAATGCCCATAGAGCAAATGGCTCAAATGGATACAAGTCCATTTTCGGGAGCTTTGAGTGGTTTCTTTAATTTGAATTTGCCTTTTATTGTTCTAATGTTTGTCAGCTATTTTATTGGAGGATATTTGATGTATTCGGCTCTTTTTGCCGCCGTTGGAGCTGCCGTAGATGCCGAAACAGAAACACAACAATTTATGATGCCAATTACTTTACCACTCGTTTTTTCAATGGCTATTTCCTTCAGTATGGTGGTTCGCGACCCCAACGGCCCAATGAGTTTTTGGTTGAGCATAGTGCCATTAACCAGCCCGGTGGTGATGATGGTAAGAGCTCCGTTTTTAAACTTAAGCACTCAATGGTGGGAGGTTTTGCTATCGTTGGGATTGCTGGTGGCCACATTTACTTTCACTATATGGCTGGCAGGTAGAATATATCGCACCGGCATATTGATGTATGGCAAAAAAGCAACCTACAAAGAATTGTTTAAATGGCTGTTTTATAAGGGCTAA
- a CDS encoding ComEC family competence protein → MQTNNFWKEAPFVRLLIPLLLGISAYFFFPFWSPIIAFILLAALAGYFVLFFVKTSLKFKLKTAQGIQIFIIIGLLGYSLSHFSFDRNKPNYFGFFDTTKLRVRLTQPPIETTKFWKCEAEVLSVFDSMEHTTQGKILVYLSKEHIPNYGDIVDIHGEPIKIPPPANPNEFDYQKYLHYKNIDYQIFARKNNYCIVGVGTKNKLLHIGFRLNESLQKVIEQYLANPSDQAIVKALLLGDKSELDDYTVEAFSHTGTMHVLAVSGLHVGILFLLVSKLLGFLDKTTRQRNIQLALILLVLWGFALLTGFSASVNRAALMFTVLALGKHLKQFTNIYNTLAFSAFILLIINPLNLMNVGFQFSYLAVAGIVYLKNKLRNLSSTSSWFLDKVYTLLAVSVAAQLATFPLGLFYFQQFPVLFFISNLIVIPAITVAVYLAVALFIFHSIPLVGSILAYFLSAYLWFIRAVIDIIQNIPNAFIEGYYISAIELILVSLAIILFLIFSEKRNKPAYLLAGISCFLTFFLTQNFRKNTLTHTTELVFYDMGKYSLLTIQNPQGVSCVFPAFVESDFKFHCIPHITSKGYLGQNQPISQPEWVIRNNPAEIKIAHENILIIDSFSNKKWNHQPLNDYQIIWLKNLHGYNWNMFLHYTGIIYLDKSVSHFKQEGFLKYLSKQGFDTSKCKTGFYKMKI, encoded by the coding sequence ATGCAAACTAACAACTTTTGGAAAGAAGCACCTTTTGTTCGGCTACTAATTCCGCTCCTTTTGGGCATTTCGGCCTACTTTTTCTTTCCATTTTGGTCGCCCATTATTGCATTTATTTTGCTTGCTGCACTTGCCGGATATTTTGTCTTATTTTTTGTAAAAACTTCGCTTAAATTTAAGTTAAAAACGGCACAAGGCATTCAGATTTTTATCATAATTGGTTTGTTGGGTTATAGTCTAAGCCACTTTTCTTTTGATAGAAATAAACCAAATTATTTCGGCTTTTTTGATACCACAAAGCTGAGAGTTCGCCTGACTCAACCACCCATAGAAACCACTAAATTCTGGAAATGTGAAGCGGAGGTGTTGTCGGTTTTTGACAGTATGGAACACACCACGCAGGGCAAAATATTGGTCTATTTATCAAAAGAACATATTCCAAACTATGGCGATATTGTGGATATACATGGTGAGCCAATAAAAATACCACCTCCAGCCAACCCCAATGAGTTCGACTATCAGAAATACTTACATTACAAAAATATTGATTATCAAATATTTGCCCGAAAAAACAACTATTGCATTGTTGGTGTAGGAACAAAAAATAAATTGCTTCACATCGGTTTTAGGCTAAACGAATCTCTGCAAAAGGTGATTGAACAATACCTTGCCAACCCCTCTGACCAAGCGATCGTTAAAGCTTTGCTATTGGGAGACAAATCTGAATTGGACGACTACACCGTGGAGGCCTTTTCTCACACTGGCACCATGCATGTGTTGGCGGTTAGCGGGCTGCACGTGGGCATTTTGTTCTTGTTGGTGAGTAAACTTTTGGGCTTTTTGGATAAAACAACGCGGCAAAGGAACATTCAGTTAGCTTTGATTCTTCTGGTATTATGGGGTTTTGCTCTTCTCACTGGATTTTCGGCATCGGTAAACAGAGCAGCCCTTATGTTTACGGTATTGGCTCTTGGCAAACATTTAAAACAGTTTACAAACATCTATAATACACTGGCTTTTTCAGCCTTTATTTTGCTGATTATCAACCCACTAAACTTAATGAATGTTGGTTTTCAGTTCTCTTATTTGGCGGTAGCTGGCATCGTTTACCTCAAAAATAAACTCCGAAATTTGTCGTCCACCTCTTCCTGGTTTTTAGATAAAGTTTATACCCTATTGGCTGTTTCAGTGGCTGCACAATTGGCCACTTTCCCATTAGGATTATTCTATTTTCAGCAATTTCCGGTGCTATTTTTCATTTCCAATCTTATAGTTATTCCTGCCATTACTGTGGCGGTATATCTTGCTGTGGCCTTATTTATTTTTCACTCTATCCCCCTTGTTGGTAGCATTTTAGCCTATTTTCTATCAGCCTATCTATGGTTTATTCGTGCTGTAATTGATATTATTCAAAACATTCCGAATGCGTTTATTGAGGGGTATTATATTTCCGCAATTGAGTTGATTTTGGTATCGCTTGCAATCATTTTGTTTTTGATTTTTTCTGAAAAAAGAAACAAACCTGCTTATTTGTTGGCAGGCATTTCCTGCTTCCTAACCTTCTTTTTGACTCAAAATTTTCGAAAGAATACTCTAACACATACCACCGAATTGGTGTTTTATGATATGGGAAAATATTCTTTGCTCACTATTCAAAATCCGCAAGGTGTTTCGTGTGTTTTTCCTGCCTTTGTTGAGTCTGATTTTAAGTTTCATTGCATTCCGCACATCACTTCAAAGGGTTATTTGGGACAAAATCAACCCATATCGCAACCCGAGTGGGTAATTAGAAACAATCCGGCAGAAATTAAAATAGCCCATGAAAATATTCTGATTATAGATTCTTTTTCAAATAAAAAATGGAATCATCAACCACTGAACGATTACCAAATAATTTGGTTAAAAAATCTCCATGGCTATAACTGGAATATGTTTCTCCATTATACTGGCATTATTTATCTTGACAAAAGTGTGAGCCATTTCAAACAAGAAGGTTTCCTGAAATATCTTTCCAAACAAGGTTTTGATACATCAAAATGTAAAACCGGATTTTATAAAATGAAAATTTAA
- a CDS encoding ATP-binding cassette domain-containing protein — protein MAFLEVRNVTKAYEGHLAIKDLNFSIPDKKIFGLLGPNGAGKTTLIRIINQITAADSGEVIFDGEKLQPKHIERIGYLPEERGLYKKMKVLEQVVYFGRLKNLSKQESEKRALHWLNKFGLNDWKYKRIDELSKGMAQKVQFILTVLHQPDLIILDEPFSGFDPVNTELIKSEIKELNKAGATIIFSTHRMESVEEICDYVGMINKSQKVLEGSVMDVRNSYKKNEFEVEYKGSLDGFVPQPASVEINDDTKVNKATFVIDWNEKKELINKLNQQVDIESFNENLPSINDIFIAKVKEGNNG, from the coding sequence ATGGCGTTTTTAGAAGTTCGAAATGTTACCAAAGCCTACGAGGGGCATCTGGCCATAAAAGACCTCAACTTTTCGATTCCGGATAAAAAGATTTTTGGATTGTTAGGCCCTAATGGTGCAGGAAAAACGACACTTATTCGCATCATCAATCAAATAACAGCCGCCGATAGCGGGGAGGTAATTTTTGATGGAGAAAAATTGCAACCAAAGCACATAGAACGCATTGGATACTTGCCCGAAGAACGTGGACTTTATAAAAAAATGAAAGTGTTGGAGCAGGTTGTTTATTTTGGCAGATTAAAGAATCTCTCAAAGCAAGAATCTGAAAAAAGAGCGTTGCACTGGCTCAATAAATTTGGACTAAACGATTGGAAATACAAACGCATTGACGAGCTGAGCAAGGGCATGGCTCAAAAGGTTCAATTTATTTTAACGGTTTTGCATCAGCCCGATTTAATAATCCTCGACGAGCCTTTTAGCGGTTTCGACCCAGTAAATACTGAACTGATAAAATCAGAGATTAAGGAGTTAAACAAAGCTGGAGCGACCATCATTTTTTCTACACACCGAATGGAATCGGTGGAGGAAATTTGCGACTATGTGGGCATGATTAACAAATCGCAAAAAGTGTTGGAAGGCAGTGTGATGGACGTAAGAAATTCGTATAAAAAGAATGAATTTGAGGTGGAGTATAAAGGAAGCCTCGATGGTTTTGTGCCTCAGCCGGCAAGTGTGGAAATAAATGATGATACGAAAGTGAACAAAGCCACCTTTGTGATTGATTGGAACGAAAAAAAGGAACTAATAAATAAGTTAAATCAACAAGTTGATATTGAGTCGTTTAATGAAAATTTACCAAGCATAAACGATATTTTTATTGCAAAAGTAAAGGAGGGAAACAATGGGTAA